From the Candidatus Edwardsbacteria bacterium genome, the window GACCACCGGACGTCCCCGGCGCTGCGGGTGGTTCGATGCGGTGATGGTCAAACGGGCGGTGCAGGTGAACGGGGCGGACCAACTGGCGGTCACCAAACTGGACGTGCTGGACGGAATGAAGCAGATCAAGATAGCCGTCTCCTACGGGATCAAGGGCGGGGGTTATCCCTGGACCACCGAAGAGCTGTCCTGCTGCCGGGTCAAGTACATCACCCTGCCGGGCTGGGACAAGCCCACCGGGGGGATCCGCAGCTACGGCCAGCTGCCGGCCAACGCTAAAAAATACCTGCAGACCATCGAAAAGCTCACCGGGGTCAAAATTTCCATCGTGTCGGTGGGGCCTGACCGCGAGGCTACTATCTTCAGGGCTTAGGGTATTCACTTTATTTGCTTGACCTGATGGGATTTTTATTGTAAAATTAATAAATTACGCTAAAAGCATGATGTTTTAACCCGGGAGCCAGTAGCTCAGCCGGCAGAGCACCGCCCTTTTAAGGCGGGAGTCATGGGTTCGATTCCCATCTGGCTCACCACTAAAGATCATTAATAATCTCTATATGGAGGTGTAAAATGGCGCCTCAGGATGTTTTGAAAAAAGTAGTCCTGTTCAAATATCTCTCGCCCGCCGAGCTGGAATCGCTGGAGAGCAAGCTGGAGAAGCGAAAGGTTGCCAAGGATACGGCGATATTCCAGGAAGGGACCGTTGGCAACGAGATGTACCTGATCACCAGCGGAGAGGTGGAGATCAGCATCAAGCGCAACGATTCCAAGCTGGTGCTGGCCGAACTGGGGGAGAGCTCTTTCTTCGGAGAGATGGCCCTGATCACCGACAAGCCCCGCACCGCCACGGCCACCGCCCTCATTGATAGCGAGATGTATGCCCTGTCCAAGGAGGAGTTCCAGAGGCTGCTGATGAAGGAGCCCCAGCTTTCCGCCCGGATGCTGCTGGCCATCGCCGAGATACTGTGTGACCGCATCCAGTCCACCAACGAGAACCTGGAGACCTATTTTCTGATCAACCGGGCGATAGTGGACAACGAGCAGTTCCGCCGGCTGTATATACACAGCCATGTAAAATAAAATCACTTATTAAGTATGTCCCCATCGACTAGCGGTTAGGTCACCACTCTTTCAAGGTGGCGGCACGGGTTCAAATCCCGTTGGGGACGCCATTGTTTGCACCGTGCCGCTACCTTGAACTGATGAATGCGGCACCCCGATAGAATCGGGGTTGGGGACGCCATTTTTTGTGCCGTGTCGCCACCTTGAGATGAGGCTATTTTCTGGCAGTTTTGCCGGATCATAATCTAGGCTGGTTTTTGAACCAAGCTGTTGGGAGACAAAAATAAAAAGCACTTGACAAACAACCTAATAAATTGCTACTATACAACTTGGATGTGTGAAAAGGAAATATTAAATAAGTTAATGATTTTCCTGTTCCATGAATTTTAGTGTTACTACAGGTACAGATAGAAAACATCAGTTAACCCAACTCTATATTATTAAGGAGGAGTACAAAATGAAGCGAATTGCATTTGTGTTCACAGTTCTGATAATGGTAGCCGGGATGGCTATGGCAACCCCTTCCATGTACGGAAGCAACGGACTGGTCAGGACCATCGCTCCCGATAACTGCGGCCCAATGAGTTTTGGGATCGGTTTTCGTGGGTTCTTCTCCATGGGCGATATTGACACCAACTCATCTTGGATGAGCATCGATGTGGTTCCCATGGGCAACATCGCCTTCAACGACATGCTGGAACTGTCGATCGCTCCGACTTACTCCTTCAATCAATGGTCCATGACCACCCCGGACACTTCCGGGTGGGAAAACGGCACCAAGGACGCCAGGATCGGCCTGAAGGCCACCTTCCTGCGGGGAGAGGGCTTCAACATGGGCGCCTACCTGGGATACGACTACCGCTGGAATAAAAAATTCAGTGGATATTATGCTTGGGTCAATGAGGCTTGGGAAAAGGACTCCAATTACACTCCGACCGGAGTGATCCACTTCACCCTGATCCCGGGCTACAACGCCGGCAACTTTAAGGCCCACCTGAATCTGGGCATGGCCATGAACCTGGACAAGTATGATGTCGGTGATGGCGTCAATAGAATTTACCCGAATATCGGGATTCCGTTCGGCTTGGGCATGTCCTACGATGCCGGAATGGTAACCCCGTTCCTGGAAGTAACCGGGAAAGCCGGGTTCGATACCCTTCAATATTATGATTTTACAGCTACACCGGTTGATTCAGTAAAACGCGGCATCATGAACAATCCTTTCTGGGTGACCGGCGGACTGCGTTTCGACTTTGGATCCATCAAGATGGATCTGGGCGGCGAAATGAATTTCCAGACCGATGACACTACACATACCGTCAATATGCTAAACGGCAAAGGCCTGGGCAAGGGTCTTGATTGGCAGGTATTCATGGGCCTGGCCTACACCAAGTGCAACCTTGGTCCCAAGGTTCCCCCCACCGGCATCATCTCCGGTAAAGTGGTTGACAAGGCCGGCAAGGGCCTGGCTGCTGTGGTCATGGCCGGCGGTATCACCGCCAACACCGACCCGGCCACCGGCGCCTACACCCTCAGCGGCGTGCTGATCGACAAAGCCCCGGTGGAGATCAAGGCCGACGCCAAGGGCTACATCGCCAAGCAGGCTTCCATAATGCTGACCAAGAAGAACAAGAAGAAACCTGCCATGCAGGACTTCACCCTGGAGCTCAAGCCAATTCCGGCCAGCGAAGTCACCGGCATGATCACCAACTATAAAGACGGCAGCCCGATGGCTGGTGCCACGATCAACTTCAAGGGCCCCAAGGCCGTCATCGCCAAGACCGACGCCGCCGGCAAGTATACCGCCAAGCTGGAGCAGGGCAACTACCAGGCAGTGGTCAGCGCCGATGGCTTCAAGAATAAGACTTTCAGCGTGGTTGCCAAGGATGGCAAACCGGCAGCCCAGAACATCGCCCTGGTGAAGCAGAAAGAGACCTTTACCTTTGGCGACATCTACTTCCCGTCCGGCAAGGCCGCTATCACCCCCAAGGCCGAGGCCAAGCTGGAGGGCCTGTACAAGGTCCTGAGCGAGAACCCCGAGATCAAGGTTGAGATCGCCGGGCACACCGACGGATTGGGATCCAACAGGGTCAATTTGAAGCTGTCCCAGTCTCGTGCCGAGGCAGTGAAAACCTGGCTGGAAGCCAAGGGCATTGCAGCTGACAAGCTGGTGGCCAAGGGCTATGGCGAGAACAAGCCGATCGCCAGCAACAAGACCAGAGCCGGCAGAGCCCAGAACCGCCGCATAGAGATCAACGTCATAGACTAATAGGATATCCGAACAAACTTATTAAAAGCCCCGCTTGTTAAGCGGGGCTTTTAATGAATAATTATAATTAAAAAATCACTTGACAAAGGGCCTAATAAATTGCTATCATTAAGTTTGAATACAGGTTTGATGGAATTAATTTAAATATATTTTGACTTAAGGAGGTGAAGGATTGATATTCTTATCTCGTAAGGATTTTTATTGCTTCATTATTAATTAGTTTAACGGCAACCCAGCGGCACTACATGTTGTGGTGCCGTATATTCCAAAGAAGATAATCAAATAACCAACACAATTA encodes:
- a CDS encoding cyclic nucleotide-binding domain-containing protein, encoding MAPQDVLKKVVLFKYLSPAELESLESKLEKRKVAKDTAIFQEGTVGNEMYLITSGEVEISIKRNDSKLVLAELGESSFFGEMALITDKPRTATATALIDSEMYALSKEEFQRLLMKEPQLSARMLLAIAEILCDRIQSTNENLETYFLINRAIVDNEQFRRLYIHSHVK
- a CDS encoding OmpA family protein translates to MKRIAFVFTVLIMVAGMAMATPSMYGSNGLVRTIAPDNCGPMSFGIGFRGFFSMGDIDTNSSWMSIDVVPMGNIAFNDMLELSIAPTYSFNQWSMTTPDTSGWENGTKDARIGLKATFLRGEGFNMGAYLGYDYRWNKKFSGYYAWVNEAWEKDSNYTPTGVIHFTLIPGYNAGNFKAHLNLGMAMNLDKYDVGDGVNRIYPNIGIPFGLGMSYDAGMVTPFLEVTGKAGFDTLQYYDFTATPVDSVKRGIMNNPFWVTGGLRFDFGSIKMDLGGEMNFQTDDTTHTVNMLNGKGLGKGLDWQVFMGLAYTKCNLGPKVPPTGIISGKVVDKAGKGLAAVVMAGGITANTDPATGAYTLSGVLIDKAPVEIKADAKGYIAKQASIMLTKKNKKKPAMQDFTLELKPIPASEVTGMITNYKDGSPMAGATINFKGPKAVIAKTDAAGKYTAKLEQGNYQAVVSADGFKNKTFSVVAKDGKPAAQNIALVKQKETFTFGDIYFPSGKAAITPKAEAKLEGLYKVLSENPEIKVEIAGHTDGLGSNRVNLKLSQSRAEAVKTWLEAKGIAADKLVAKGYGENKPIASNKTRAGRAQNRRIEINVID